One part of the Musa acuminata AAA Group cultivar baxijiao chromosome BXJ1-5, Cavendish_Baxijiao_AAA, whole genome shotgun sequence genome encodes these proteins:
- the LOC135674409 gene encoding protein ENHANCED DISEASE RESISTANCE 2-like — protein MKCRSWLPSRSTRRRLLQIFACRFGWTRREGEKTVKASSAEMCPTTKKPADTAGQRGGEPPPPEPARAAEDPCYDWRQEAIEGGSLRHVDLDTGTNGWASPPGDLFHLRGLNYFARRQKCPSGEWLLKPAGVDWLRSASRLDDVLGRPDNRVATALRRAQALGGARKAFLFAVNLQVPGRECHSAVFYFAAEEPIPPGSLFYRFIHGDDAFRNSRFKIVNRIVKGPWIVRAAVGNHAACLLGKALTCNYHRGENYLEIDVDIGSSAIANAILHLALGYVTAVTIDMGFLVEAQAEEELPERLLGAVRVAQMEMSSATYVETKPKATEAGKTGFWGPAKVNHHHQHHPDRCSGAKPSRSGVGKDGDDEDNFPP, from the coding sequence ATGAAGTGCCGTTCTTGGCTCCCATCGCGGAGCACACGGCGTCGCCTTCTACAAATATTTGCCTGCCGTTTTGGTTGGACGAGGAGGGAGGGGGAGAAGACGGTGAAGGCGTCATCGGCGGAGATGTGCCCGACGACGAAAAAACCTGCTGACACAGCCGGCCAAAGAGGAGGAGAGCCGCCTCCGCCAGAGCCCGCGAGGGCCGCGGAGGACCCCTGCTACGACTGGCGGCAGGAGGCGATCGAGGGCGGGTCCCTTCGACACGTTGACCTCGACACGGGCACCAACGGCTGGGCCTCCCCGCCCGGGGATCTCTTCCACCTCCGCGGCCTCAACTACTTCGCCCGCCGCCAGAAGTGCCCCTCCGGCGAGTGGCTCCTCAAGCCCGCCGGCGTCGACTGGCTCCGATCCGCCTCCCGCCTGGACGACGTCCTCGGCCGTCCTGACAACCGCGTCGCCACGGCCCTCCGCCGCGCCCAAGCCCTCGGCGGTGCCCGCAAGGCCTTCCTTTTCGCCGTCAACCTCCAGGTCCCCGGCCGCGAGTGCCACTCCGCCGTCTTCTACTTCGCCGCTGAGGAGCCCATCCCGCCGGGCTCCCTCTTCTACCGTTTTATCCACGGCGACGATGCCTTCCGGAACTCGCGGTTCAAGATCGTGAATCGGATCGTGAAGGGCCCATGGATCGTGAGGGCCGCCGTCGGGAACCACGCCGCCTGCCTCCTGGGCAAGGCGCTCACTTGCAACTACCACCGCGGGGAGAACTACCTCGAGATCGACGTCGACATCGGGAGCTCCGCCATCGCCAATGCCATCCTCCACCTCGCCCTCGGCTACGTGACGGCGGTCACCATCGACATGGGGTTCCTGGTGGAGGCTCAGGCGGAGGAGGAGCTGCCGGAGCGGCTCCTGGGGGCTGTCCGGGTGGCGCAGATGGAGATGAGCTCGGCCACCTATGTGGAGACTAAACCCAAGGCTACGGAGGCCGGAAAGACAGGGTTTTGGGGaccggcgaaggtcaaccaccatcACCAACACCACCCTGATCGGTGCTCGGGTGCGAAGCCATCAAGGTCGGGGGTGGGCAAGGACGGCGACGACGAAG
- the LOC135674411 gene encoding probable WRKY transcription factor 11, with protein MAVDLVGYTKMDDRIAIQEATAAGLRSMEHLIRHLSNPHCQQQLDCHEIADFAISKFKKVIAIIDGTGHARFRRGPVAPLPLAEPSLPAAVKSLTLAPIPLRVIHPHHPLPPPPKTTLTLDFTRPVSTAAAGELPPPTRYGKEYFSISMPMTSSFVSSVTRDCSVSNGNLALSSLLLPLPAAASASRPPLSSAPKRRRHEHSHAHSGHVAGKNAVPGTRCHCSKRRKPRVKRTIRVPAVGLKAADIPADEYSWRKYGQKPIKGSPYPRSYYKCSTLRGCPARKHVERAPDDPSMLIVTYEGEHRHSAAAI; from the exons ATGGCCGTTGATCTGGTGGGGTACACAAAGATGGACGACCGGATCGCCATCCAGGAGGCGACCGCCGCGGGGCTTCGCTCAATGGAGCACCTCATCCGTCACCTCTCAAACCCCCACTGCCAGCAGCAGCTGGACTGCCACGAGATCGCCGATTTCGCTATTTCCAAGTTCAAGAAGGTCATCGCCATCATCGACGGCACTGGCCACGCCCGGTTCCGCCGCGGCCCAGTGGCGCCGCTTCCTCTGGCCGAGCCGTCGTTGCCAGCCGCCGTGAAGAGTCTTACCCTCGCGCCGATACCGCTGCGCGTCATCCACCCTCACCACCCGCTCCCGCCGCCTCCCAAGACGACGCTGACCCTCGACTTCACCAGGCCAGTCTCCACCGCTGCGGCTGGCGAGCTGCCCCCGCCCACTCGATATGGCAAGGAGTACTTCAGCATCTCAATGCCGATGACGTCCTCGTTCGTGTCGTCCGTCACCCGAGACTGCAGCGTGTCGAACGGCAACCTCGCGctgtcctccctcctcctcccgctgcccgccgccgcctccgccagcAGGCCGCCCCTCTCGTCCGCGCCTAAGCGGCGGCGGCATGAGCACTCTCATGCCCACTCGGGTCACGTCGCCGGCAAGAACGCCGTCCCGGGTACTCGCTGCCACTGCTCCAAGAGAAG GAAGCCGCGGGTTAAGCGGACGATACGGGTGCCGGCGGTGGGCTTGAAGGCGGCCGATATCCCGGCCGACGAGTATTCGTGGCGAAAGTACGGGCAGAAGCCCATCAAGGGATCACCTTACCCCAG GAGTTACTACAAGTGCAGCACCCTGCGGGGTTGCCCGGCAAGGAAGCACGTGGAGCGGGCGCCGGACGACCCCTCGATGCTGATCGTGACCTACGAGGGAGAGCACCGCCACAGTGCCGCCGCCATCTAA
- the LOC103985549 gene encoding uncharacterized protein LOC103985549 has product MGGCMSCRGARTFSCVRVIHMNGYVEDFEAPVTVGEVTGKPPTHVLLSSAHLIAFGSNLLRPDDCLEPGRLYFLLPHAVFQSESSPVDLATLMTRLTTAAKRGGVAAPPAAPPPPPSGPVWLGLGRGNPMASRARTWRPELDAIEERSFGRSMGRDSMNSSMRSFIAPET; this is encoded by the coding sequence atggggggtTGTATGTCGTGCAGGGGAGCGAGGACGTTCAGCTGCGTGCGGGTGATCCACATGAACGGGTACGTGGAGGATTTCGAGGCACCCGTGACGGTGGGGGAGGTCACGGGGAAGCCGCCGACGCACGTGCTGCTCTCCTCGGCCCACCTCATCGCCTTCGGCTCCAACCTGCTCCGGCCCGACGACTGCCTCGAGCCGGGCCGCCTCTACTTCCTCCTACCCCACGCCGTCTTCCAGTCGGAGTCGTCCCCGGTCGACCTCGCCACCCTGATGACCCGGCTCACCACAGCCGCCAAGAGGGGCGGCGTCGCCGCGCCCCCCGCGGCGCCCCCGCCGCCTCCGAGCGGTCCCGTGTGGCTGGGGCTCGGCCGGGGCAATCCCATGGCGTCGCGAGCCCGGACGTGGCGCCCGGAGCTCGACGCAATTGAGGAGCGCTCCTTCGGTCGGTCCATGGGAAGGGACTCCATGAACAGCAGCATGCGCTCATTCATAGCTCCGGAAACCTGA